The Ectothiorhodospiraceae bacterium BW-2 nucleotide sequence TGCAGGAGCAGGCGCTGTTAACTGATACGCTAGAGCCGACTAATGAGCCCTATGCGATAGCAAAAATTGCCGGAATTAAGCTGTGTGAAAGTTATAACCGGCAGTATGGTACCGATTACCGCTCGGTGATGCCGACCAATCTTTATGGCATAAATGATAATTTTCATCCCGAAAATTCGCATGTCATTCCGGCTCTAATGCGCCGTTTTCATGAGGCGAAGCTGCAAAATCAGCCGGAGGTGGTGGTGTGGGGTAGTGGCAAACCGATGCGGGAGTTTCTCTGTGTCGATGATATGGCGGCGGCGTCACTGTTTGTGCTGGAGCTAGATGAGGCAACTTATCAGGCGAATACCGAGCCGATGTTATCGCATATTAATGTCGGGACGGGTAAGGATATTACCATTCGGGAGTTAGCCGAGACGATGGCCGAGGTTGTGGGATATAAGGGGCAGGTTGTATTTGATAGCTCTAAGCCTGATGGACCACCGCGAAAACTGATTGATGTGAGTCGATTAACGGCGATGGGGTGGCGGTATCAGATAGAGTTGAAGCAGGGATTAGCCCAGACCTATGCTTGGTATCTACAGAATGTAGATTAAGTTCTGACTAAGGGCTATCCGATGAACAAAACCAAAGTTGATGATATGTTAATTGAGATGATCTCGCCGCAGATTAAGGAGATTGAAGAGCGCTTTAGTCGCGGTGAGGGGTTAAATCGGGATGATATTAACACACTGCTGTTAAAATCGCAGTACAACCTAGCAGTTGTGAGCAGGGTTGCTATAAAATGCGTTTAAGTCAAAAACAACGGGCAGTTATCAAACAGGCGGCAATAGATTGTTTTAGTCAGCGGGCTGTTGTGCGTCTGTTTGGATCGAGGCTGGATGACAGTAAGCGCGGCGGCGATATCGATCTGCTTATTGAGACAGATATAAGTCAGCCGGATGAGTTGGTTAAAGCTAAAAATCGGTTTTTGGCTCAACTCTATCGTGAGCTAGGGGAGCAGAAAATCGACATTTTAGTCGATTATCCTAATCGGGAAAATCGACCGGCAATCTATTCGGTTGCGTACGAAAAAGGGGTTGCATTGTAGTGAACGAGCGCGAGAGCAAACTGGTTACAAGTTGGCAGCAGTGTCAGCGGCACTTGCACTATGTAAATTATGCATTAACCGAGCTAAAGCTAATGTTGCCTCTCCAAGCAGATCAGTTAGATACGATGGATGATGATGCAATACAGGCGTGGGATCAGTTTATTTTACGCTTTACTAAATTACAGGATAGTATGGGAGGAACGCTGTTTAATGCACTCTTACGCTATCTGCAAGAACCCTATGAACATCGACCGATGATCGATAAATTGAACCGTTTGGAACAGTTAGGATTTGTCGATAATGTAACTCGGTGGCAAGAAGTTCGTGCCTTACGAAATCAGTTTTCACATGACTATCCTGAAGATAATTATATTAAAGCGAGTTATCTTAATGAAGCCGTTGCCACAATAGCCTATCTGGCCAGCATACTGGATAACATTGCATCAATTATTGAATCGATAGAACAACAGGGTAAGAGTGTATGACCGAGGATTATAAATTATTTACTCTGGATGCTGATTACAGCACCACCCGCTTGGTCACCTAAACCCGCTATTTATTGATTAATTGTTGTTTTATGGATTTGTATTTATGCCGATAATATCAATGCAATGTTCTATGGGGTTGTTGTGTATATGTGTTTTTACGATATACTCACCGCAGCTTGAATTTCCCGTTTTCACTATGTTCTAATAATCTGAAAATTTTCAGTTAACAATGATTCCAAATCCTCGATATAATTTTGACTGTTTTCCAAGACATTTAAGCAAGCGGCTTTAAACTCTTTAAATGTTGAATAGTATCGGTTAGATTTCACCTTCTTTTTAAAAAATTTCCAGTAACGCTCAATTAAATTCAGGTTCGGTGAATATGGGGGTAAAAAGATTAACTCAATTTTGGAGTTCTGTAGAAATTCTGTGACTATCTTAGCTCTGTAGTAGCGGGCATTGTCTGCAATCACAAAAACCTTTTCTGCTTCAGGATGTGCTTTTTCCAGTTGAATAAACAGCTCAATCGTTGATTGTGCATTGATGGTATCATCCAGCCGATATTCCAGATGAAAATGGGTTAACTCGATCGCCCCATTGATATTCAGGCGTTGTCGACCTGTATTACTTTCAATCAAGCGATCTTCCCCTTTCTTAAACCATCCATAGTCACTATGTGTATTGTGCTGCGGGTGTGTTGCATCCATGAAATAAATAGGCTCGTTTTCCTTTTTGTCACGCTTGAGTTGCTGATAACGCTCAATAAATTCCTCCTGAGCCGTTTCGTCACTTTTGGCCGGGACTAAGTGGTATTTTTTGTAGCAGAAACCTAATTGATGCAAAAGATAGCGCATACCACTCTCGCTATAAGCAATTCCCCATTGCTGATGAACATAGTCAATAACCGCATCAACGGTTGGGTAAATATTTATGTTGAGCTCAGCTATCAAATCAAGTTGCTGCTCTTCGCTTAATCGACATGTACGCCCTGTACAATTTGATTGTAAAAGACCTTCAAGTGAGTACTCCTGATAGCTATCAAAGTAGTGGCGGGCGCTTTTCTCGCTGATCAAAAGAGCCTCACAGACATCACCTACTGACCAGCCTGACCCTAATAGATATACGGCCTTTATCTTGTACAAGTTGGCAGCAGTGTCAGCGGCACTTGCACTATGTAAATTACGCATTAACTTAATTGAAACTAATGTTATTTCTGCATGCAGATCAGCTAGATATGATGGATGATGATGCAATACAGGCGTGGGATCGGTTTATTTTACGCTTTATTGATTTTGGTGTTAGCCAAAGGGGTTATGTGAGTGGAACATATCGTCAATATTCATATTGAGGCTTTGGATGACGGAGTCGGTTATTTAGCTACTTCAGATGAGATACAGGGTTTAGTTGCACAAGGACAAACCGTGGAGGAGACTTTAACTATTGCGCGTGATGTGGTTAAACAGTTATTGCAAGCCCGGACAGAGCGGAATAGTCAGCTACCATTGCGAAAGATAAGCAGTTCTTTTGATTACCCGCTGCTGATTGGTGGATAGAAATTAGGGTGGCTTTCCTCAATACGTTAATGCAAGACCTGACACCGTTTGTAAGTTGATGGCGAATAAATCAGTGATAAAAGGTCACATTCAATCGATCTCAATAGAGGGATTCCGGAGCATTCTTCAGGTTGAGCAACTTCAACTCGGTAATTTGAGTGTGCTGATTGGGGCAAATGGTGCGGGTAAATCCAATTTTATTCGGTTGTTTGAGTTAATCAGTTGGATGTTGAAAGGGAAAAAGTTACAGGAGTTTGTGATTACCCATGGCGGTGGGGATGATCAGTTTTTTATGGGGGCAAGAAAAACTCCCCGTATTCGGATTGAGATATCTATCCAGACAAATAAGGGAGATAATGACTACCGCTTTGCATTAACTCATCTGCCAGCTGGTGATAGTGTCTTGCTAACCGAAGAGGCCTATCGTTACTCAGATAGCCAAAAACGGACTACCGCCCGCTGGACAGAACTTGCCAGTGCAAGCAAAGAGGCGCAGCTGCCAGATCAAGTGAACCCAACCGCAAAAATAGTTGTCCATTTGCTACGCAACTGCGCAACCTATCAGTTTCATGATACCTCGGCACAAGCCTCTATACATAATCGTTGGGATGTGAACGATTTTAGCTGGCTGCGTAGTGATGGCGGTAACCTTGCTGCAGTGCTTCTACACCTGCAAGAGTGTGATCCCATGCGATATCGTCTGATTACCCGTCAGATAGAGCGCGTTCTTCCTACTTTTGATGACTTCGTACTCGTACCCGTTGCTGGTAGAGTCGAGCTGCGTTGGAAAAGTCGCCAAAGTGACAAAACTTTTGGTGCCCATTTAACTTCCGACGGCTCTTTGCGGCTTTTCTGCCTGCTTACGCTGCTTAATCTTCCCACAGATCAGTTGCCTGATGTGATCTTCATTGACGAACCCGAATTAGGGCTGCATCCATCGGCAATTACCCTGATTGCAGCGATGATTCGTCGACTTGCTGCAAAGCGTCAGCTTTTTATCGCTACCCAGTCGCCGGCGTTGGTGGACTGCTTTGAACTGGAAAATATCATAGTTGCCGACCTTTATGATGGTGCGACTACATTACGCTCTTTAACTAGTGCTGACTATCAACGCTGGCTGGAGCAAGACTATCTCAACTCCGAAATTTGGCTAAAAGAGCCATTAGTTCGCAATCAGTGAAGCGTATTTGTGTTATTTGTGAAGGGCTAACTGAAAGTCTGTTTGTGCAAAATGTGCTTTATCACCACCTTTTTGCACAAGGGGTCGGAAGCTGTCAAGTAATTTGAGACCAGTTGTTAAAAAAATAAAGCTCTAAATCTAGCCGGTGATTGCCACTGCCCTCACCGGCAAATTTCGCCTATGTTGAGTCATGACGCAACAAGGAGCGAACATGACCCTCATGGCCCTTTGCCGCAAGAGCCAAGCCCTTCAGCAAGGGGGAGCTGCAAGGCGAACTGCAACCCCTAATCTAGGAACCTCCCTCCTGCACCGCGTTACCCACAGCCCGCCCCCCTACGATAATAAGGGGGTCTCCGGGGGGCGGGCTATGGATAACGCTCTGTCATTCAGCCACCACAACCGGCTAAAGCCATCGACGATAGACCCACTAGCGGCACCGTCACTCATCTCTCCTTCGCTCTATTCAGGGTTGGATAGTTGACCTCCAGCGACCCCACCCCCTCCTCCGGTAGAGCGGGGTTAATCCATACCTCAGTAGGGGGTTGCTTAACCTTGGGCTCACCATGAATAAAGCGTTTCGGATGCTGCTGATAGGCCTGCTTCAGCGCCTGTTCACGCTGCTCGCTAACCTCCTTGTAACGACCGGTAAATACCTGCTCTGGAGTGAACCACGCAATCCCTCGATGGTGGTGGTGGAAACAGTACCAGTCAACATAGTCACTAAACCATATTCTGGCATGGTCAACTCCTGTCAATCGTTGAGGATAATCGGGTTGTTGCTTGAGTGTTTTAAATTGACTCTCGCTAAACGGATTGTCGTTACTGACTCGTGGACGGCTGTGGGAGCAGGTGATCCCCAGTTCGGCCATCAAGTCGAGATAGCCTCTGGCGGTCATCGGCACACCTCTATCCTGATGCAGTGTTAAGCCACTGAGCGCGACCCGATAGCGAGCCGCTGCGTCACTGATTAACAGCTTGGAGAGCTCACTATTCTCCTTCCTTGAGACCATCCAAGCCACAATAAAACGGCTGTAGAGATCCATCACCACATAGAGATTCAAGAAGTTACCCTGCTCTGTGGTGGGAAGCTTAGTGATATCCCATGTCCAAACATCATTCGGGCGGGTCGCCCGTAATCGGGGGATAGCGTGTGATTTGGCCGGTTTTTGAGCTCGCCGCTCTCCCGTCTGTTGATTAGCACGAAGGATCCGATACATCGTACTGATTGAACAGTAATATTTCCCTTCATCCAGCAGGCTAGCATAGATCTCTGCCGGAGGTTGGTCATAGAATCGTTCGCTGTTCAAAAGCCCCAGAACGGCTTGCCTCTCTGCCTCACTCAGCGCATTGGCTGCGACGGGTCTTGGAAGGCTCGCTCGGGGGGAGACAACCGGAGCCTGTCGGCGGTAGTAGCCTGCACGCGAGAGCGCTAGGCTATCGCAAGCGGCTCTTATGCTCACCGAACTGGGGCACTCTTTTTCAACTAATCTCATAAGCTTATCTCTGTGTTCATCTGCTCCAATAAGCTGAAGGCTTTTTTTTGGAGCGCAATCACCCCTTCGGTCTGCTGTAACCGTTGGCTAAGACGCTGAATTTCCTTCTTTAAACGCTCTATCTCCTTATCTCGCTTGTCTAGGCTCGGTTTGCGACCACTCTGTTTCCCTTTCAGGCCAGCCTGCCCCTGTGCTTGCAGTTGTCGGCGCCATTTGGTCAGATGGGAGCTGTAGATCTGCTCTTTGCGCAGCAGCTCGCCTAGCTGACCCGGCTCCTTGCACTGCTCTGCTTCTGCTAGGATCCGAAGCTTCTCTTCCTCACTAAATTTGCGGTAGGAGCGCTTCTCTTCATCGGGGTCGGTAACCTCGTTGGAGGGTAAAACGGTAGTATCTTTGGGCATCGTGTATCTCCTCTGTTGCCCCCCTGATTCTACATTCATTTCTCATCAGGGGTGGTCTCAGGGTATCTTGACACTCAGGGGGGTTGTGGTTTATCCTTCCATTTTACAGGCTCGATCAGGTCGCCACCGTGGTGGCAGAGTAACGATGGAACGGTTAGTGACGCAAATGGTAACGGAGTATTATCAGGCAGATGGAGTGACCAGTTTAGTCGATTATTACGGATTCAGGGATTTAGCAGGAAGGAGTCGAAGTGACCTGGAAAATGAGATTATTAAGCAGATAGTCAATCAAGCCCCTCAGATCGAGCGGTGGCGTATTTTCCCTTATGTACAGATGCATGAATTTGAAGGATTACTATTTAGTGATATCAATCACTTTGAGTGGGTGATTGAGGGTTGGTCAGAAGAAATTAAAAGCCTGTTGCAAGAGATTAGGAACGACTTTTCATCGCCGGAAGAGATTAATAATAGCCGTGAAACAGCACCATCAAAGCGACTGGAAAAAATTTTTCCTGACGGAATTTACAGCAAAACAGAACATGGACCGATTATCGCAGAGGCCATAGGCATTGATGTGATTCGTAAATATTGCCCACAATTTAATCAGTGGGTTAGGCAGTTGGAACAGTTTACATCTTGATGGTAACAATATTTTTATGAATGTACTTGTTGTTAGTGGTTGCGGTTACATTGGTTCCCATACAGTCGTTACTCTGATTCAAACTGGTTATTCAGTCATGTTACATCGCGGGGCGATGGCGAGAGGATATTTATCTGACTGATGCGGATCGCCATTGCTGGTTGACTGTATTTGAACAGGTATGCGAGCGGTTCCATTAGACTGTGCTGTTATTGAGTATATGCACGCAACGAGGGTTAAGGCAGATTTAAGACCTTATGATTCTGTGCCCAAATGAGATTCGAAGACCTGGAAGTTTGGAAACGCTCTGCCCGGCTCAGTGCTGAAATCTACAAACACTTTGCAGAGAGTCGCGACTATGGTTTCAAAGATCAAATAACTCGTTCCGGACTATCGATACCATCAAACATTGCAGAGGGTATGGAGCGAAGCAGCAATAAAGAAAAAGCACACTTTCTCGATATCGCCAAAGGGAGCTGCGCAGAACTGAGAACTCAAATTTACATAGGAATAGAGATATAAGGAAGAAATGGGGTCAGGTCTCGAATTGTAGTGTAGTGTCGAGAATATTCATCATTGCTAATGGTTAGATGTGTTAGGTGCACAAATGTCGTGCCTAGCCGATGGTTTTGTCAGAAAGGTACTCTTTACCCCCTTTGACTCTTGGCGGTTAACCGATTATGCCCTGTGCCCGCCTCTTCTGCCAAGCGGGTGAGGGACTGCGGATTCATTGCGAATTTTTTATCCCGTAATAGTTACAAATTTTCTTGTGTTAAATCGCATATGTAATAAACTAACCATTATGGTTATCTGGAGTTTGGGTGGCTCAGTACAATCTTGAGGATGTAAAGACGGCTGCTATTGCTAGCCGGATTGAATATCGAGGGCTTAAAGTGCAGCGAGATATTGCGAACTTGGGCTATGACATCAATGATGTTATCGATTGTTTGATGCACTTGAGCCCTGCAAACTTTCGTAAAACTCACTATTACGATGACGGCAGTCTACCAGATGATGATTATATTTTCCGTTATACAAGGTGCGTTGATGATGAAGAAACGACCGATAAATTGTATGTAAAGTTTTGCTTGGTGGATGATTGCTTAATGATTGACTTGGGGTCTTTTCATTTGTAGCGAAAACCAGAGCGTAAGAGGAAGGCAGAAGTGAGTGAATGTAAAATTTGTAAAAGTAAAGCGGTTGTGGCCGCTCAAGCAAACGAAAAAATCAGCTATAAAGGTGCAACGCTAAGCGTGCCGATGGTGTTTTCATCTTGCCAAAATTGTCACAGAGAGTTTGTTGGAACCGAACAAATTATTGAAAATGACAAAGCTATCCGTGATGCAAAGAAGGCCTATGATGGCTTGTTTAGCGAATTTGCCTAAACCAATTATTCCTTTTTTTAGAAAGTGAAGCGTGAGGGGTGAAGTGAGGAAAGAGACGGGGTCAGGTCTCGAATTATAGACTGGCAAGTCTTAATCATCAGTCCCCGTATCCTGTGATTTCCTGGCCTTACGCAGTATCTTGCCAATAGTGGTGAAGTGAACCTCATAAAAATCGGCAATCTGTTGGTAACTGTACGCACCGGTTGCATAGGCCGCCACCGTCGGTGGCCAACCATTTGGACGCATCTCTCGCGCCGATCATCTCTGGATAGCTGCTCCATGGCCACTCTCCGTGGGATTCCACCATACCCGCCCGAACCAGATTCAGCACGACATAGCGGGACAGTTCGAGCAGATAGGCATCACTATCAACCAGAATCGCTTTATACCGTCCCTGAAAAAGATGACCTACACGACGATACTTGCGATTCATCAACTGGGTATAAACGCCATTAAGCTGCCTCATGCCCTTCGACAAATTACCGTCTGGCGTCTCAACCACCAGATGGTAATGATTAGTCATCAGACACCAGGCGTGGCACACCCAGTTGAAGGTTTCGATAACATTTTCAAGAACATCAAGAAACGCTACGCGGTCGGCATCCTCTTCAAAAATCGCCTCCCGCCGATCGCCACGGGAGGTGACATGGTAGAGTGCGCCTTCAAATTCAATTCGTACGGGTCTGGTCATGCGGAGTAGTGTAGTCGACAAATAGGTTCGATTCTAGACCTGACCCCGTACCCTCACTGCCCACTGCCCACTAAAAAATATAGCGACAGCAACCCCAAAAGCAGTTATACTCGTTCGGCAATGAACCAAAATCAACACCCCTACTCACTCTGAACGAGACACAGAAGGGCGGTAGCGTGCCTAAAGTGGTTAAATTAAACGGATATTAATGTTTATGGCCAATCGTCAGCATAGTCGTCAGGAAGATAACCATTTTCGCCTGTTGCGTCTGTTAGAGCAGAACCCGACCCTAACCCAGCGCGAGTTAGCCGAACAGGTCAGTATGAGTCTCGGTGGGGTTAATTACTGTCTTAACGCCCTTATCGATAAGGGTTTTGTCAAGATGGAGAACTTTCAGAAGAGTCAAAATAAGCTAAAGTATGTCTATCTATTAACGCCGCAGGGACTTACCGAGAAGGTATCGCTCACCCAACGCTTTTTAAAGCGCAAGATGGTGGAGTATGAGGCGTTAAAAGCGGAGATTGAGGCACTCAAAGCAGAGGTGGAAGGAGAGGGTCTGTAGTCTATAGTCGAATGCGATTTGAAGATTTGGATATGTGGAAACTAAGGTGAAAAAGAGACGATGGACAAGACCAGAGTAGACGACATGTTAATTGAGATGATATCGCCGCAGATTAAGGAGATTGAAGAGCGCTTTAGTCGTGGCGAAGGATTAAGTCGGGATGATATTAATACTCTGTTACTAAAATCGCAATACAACCACATCAATCATTTAGATAAAAAGCTAGATGAAGTCGCCGCTGATGTGGCTAGCCTTAAAGGTGAGTTTAATGATTTAAAAGGTGAGTTTAGTGATTTGAAAGGTGATTTCAATAGCTTACGAGGAGAGTTCAAACTCCTAGAAGCCAATGTAAACCGCCGCCTGGATGTGTTTGAAAAAACATCGAACTCAAAATCAGCCAAGCGATTAACACCAACATGCGCTGGTCGATAGGTATTTTTGTGAGCGAGTTTGAATCTACAGCGTTAAGCCTTGAGATTACAGCAGCTAACCTCACCAATCCCGATTTAATCGCACTTGCGTGGAAAAAAGCGCATAACACTATTCGCACGACTAATTGGTATGCCGACAATTTTGAACTGGATAAATCGGCGCTAGATTTGCATGACGTGTGTGAAGTTTGGGCGAATGAAGTCAAAGATGGCAATGTAATTTTTCAACCACTTCATTTGGTTCCCGCTCCAAAAACGCAGGGGTGGCATTTTGAGCCGTCAAGAATTTCAAGTAATAATAAGCCTTGCCTTGATTGGCAGCCAGTAACCATGGAGTCTAAACAAGATCAAAAGAGTGGAACGGATAAAGATTATAACTATCCCGTAAAACTCCGCCCGCTTGCTCATATTGGCATCAAAGAACAAACCATTATGACCTTAGTTATGATGTGTTTGGCAAATGATATCGAAACTCAGCAAGGTGATCCGGCGACCGAATATGAAGAAGTCCACGATAAAAGAATTGTCAGTTATGGCAATCGAATCTATTGCACCTATCGTGATGGAAAAGCCGAGCATAGTTATGGCGCGACCACGATATATAGTAAGTTTTTCCAAGATTATCAAAAATTTCTTCAACGTCCCTATTTCTTCGCAAATCGGCACCTAACGGAAAAAGCACCGGATGAAGAGGTGTACTTGGTTGAACTGGATTTAAGGCAGTTTTTTGATTGTGTAGATCGAAAAAAGTTGATCGAAAAAATTCAAAAGTTTGCCGAGATGGAGACTAACAAACATTTAAAGAAGAAAGTTGTACCATCGGTTCTGAATGCTTTTGAAAACTGGGATTGGGTTAAAGAAAACAATGACTCGTATGAGGTATGCGAAACTGATTTAATTAAAGACTATCCGAGTGGTATTCCACAAGGTTTGGTAGCAGGTGGATTTTTAGCCAATATCTATTTACTGGATTTTGATAAAGAGCTGGCTGGGTATATTGGTCATAACATGAATAATGAAGGTGTAACCAAAATCAAACTTATCGACTATTGCCGCTATGTTGATGATATGCGTTTGGTGCTGGTAGGACCTAAACGAGACAAAGACAATCACATCAATCCGACTGTTGAAATTAAGACATCTATAAACAAGTGGTTTAATCAAAAACTAGAAAGTCTTGAACTCAATTTGCAAATTAACGAAAAAAAAACCAAGGTCGAAATTTATCGTGGTAAAACGGTCGGCATCTCCAAACAGTTGAATGAAATTCAAAGCGCTGTGAGTGGCCCGGTATCGTTCGAGGACGCGCAAGACCAACTTACCCAGCTAGAGAGTATATTGTCGATTTGTACGCAAATTGATACCGAACAAGATGGCCATCAGTGTAGGCTCAATCGCTTAGCCGACATTGAAAAGAGCATTTTTGATGTGCGCGATGATACCTTGCGCCGGTTTGCTGCTAATAAAATTTCAAGAATGCTAAATACCCTACGCCATTTCACGGTACACGAAGTCGATGAACATAATCAAGCGGTTCCCCGCGATTGGGATTATCTACAAGAGCGCATGGCGCGGCGCTTGATTGCGGTGTGGAGTCGTGATCCATCTTTGGTGCTGTTGCTTAAAAAGGGGTTAGAGTTGTTTCCAAGTCCAAAGTTATTGGAACCCGTGTTAGAACAGTTTGATGCGATTTTAGCCATGTCTGGTGGCCAAGTTGAATTAAAAAAACAACAAGCCGTTATACGCTATTTGTTATCAGAAGTTTTCCGCCATTCAGCCACCGTGATTCACAAAAAGGATCGCCAATCCTTTCCGGCGCAAGCGGATGTGGAGGGGTATTTTGAGAAACTGCAAGATTGCGCGGTGCAATATACCGACACAAAAGACCGCATTAATTGGCTTTTGGAACAACAGGCGCGATTTTTATTGCTTGTGCGTTTGGATACGGTTTTAGAAGCGTCTTGCGGGGATTTTGAACAGGATTTGATTTTCAAACTGGCTAAAGGCTTTAGAAAAATTACCCTACCTGTTACCATTGATTCAAAACAACTTGCGCATTGCATCATTATCGCAAGTCAGTTAATCGAAGATCGAAAACCTTTAGTTAGAGCGGTTAATTCTATTTTCAATAATGTAATATATGAAAATATATCGCCATTTCAAACTCTAAAATATATCGCCTATCACGATATGGCTTTGGTCAAGAACCACGTTAAAAGTGCGCGTGCATTAAAGAGTAAATGGGTATTTGAAGAGCAGGTCACGGATCTGGTTACTAAACTTCATTTAGACAGCCAGCCTTCTAGAAAGTCGTTAGATAAAATTACCTCGCCAATGGGCCTGTTGCAGTTGATTAGCCGTGAAGACAATCCATTCGCCAATGAAATCATGGCGCTTAAACTTATGCAGGCGTTATTGAAAAAACAAGCTGATAGCCAAGATGAGATTCACGCAGGCAAAGAAAATCAGGCAATTGATTTGGCGCTTACTAAAGTGGCTTTTTCGTGCGGTTATAGCGATCCACCCAAATATGCGTGCTTTGATCATGCACTAGAAGTCACAGTTAACTTTCGGAATTCGGTTTTTGAACAGGCTAGTCATTTAAAATCCGAACATCAACAACGCCTATTGCAGAATATCGCTTCAGTGATTCGTGCTGCACTTACAGGATCGGCTGATGTTACCGGTTTTGGGCAGGTCTTTGAACCAAAAGTCGGCTATCGCGGGATTAAATCAACCCGATATAAACGCCAATTTGGATTATTCACCACGCCGCAATCGTTGGCAGGTGAAGCGGCAGCTTTTTCAAGCTGGCTGACGACCTTGCTCAGCAAACTGCTCAAATG carries:
- a CDS encoding IS3 family transposase; the protein is MRLVEKECPSSVSIRAACDSLALSRAGYYRRQAPVVSPRASLPRPVAANALSEAERQAVLGLLNSERFYDQPPAEIYASLLDEGKYYCSISTMYRILRANQQTGERRAQKPAKSHAIPRLRATRPNDVWTWDITKLPTTEQGNFLNLYVVMDLYSRFIVAWMVSRKENSELSKLLISDAAARYRVALSGLTLHQDRGVPMTARGYLDLMAELGITCSHSRPRVSNDNPFSESQFKTLKQQPDYPQRLTGVDHARIWFSDYVDWYCFHHHHRGIAWFTPEQVFTGRYKEVSEQREQALKQAYQQHPKRFIHGEPKVKQPPTEVWINPALPEEGVGSLEVNYPTLNRAKER
- a CDS encoding nucleotidyltransferase domain-containing protein; the protein is MRLSQKQRAVIKQAAIDCFSQRAVVRLFGSRLDDSKRGGDIDLLIETDISQPDELVKAKNRFLAQLYRELGEQKIDILVDYPNRENRPAIYSVAYEKGVAL
- a CDS encoding GDP-L-fucose synthase, coding for MSDRVYIAGHRGLVGSAIVRQLQQRGFTNLVTRSHNELDLTNQQAVNDFFATERPDYVILAAAKVGGIHANNTYPAEFIYQNLMIEANVIHAAYTHQVKRLLFLGSTCIYPRAVQQPMQEQALLTDTLEPTNEPYAIAKIAGIKLCESYNRQYGTDYRSVMPTNLYGINDNFHPENSHVIPALMRRFHEAKLQNQPEVVVWGSGKPMREFLCVDDMAAASLFVLELDEATYQANTEPMLSHINVGTGKDITIRELAETMAEVVGYKGQVVFDSSKPDGPPRKLIDVSRLTAMGWRYQIELKQGLAQTYAWYLQNVD
- a CDS encoding four helix bundle protein, coding for MRFEDLEVWKRSARLSAEIYKHFAESRDYGFKDQITRSGLSIPSNIAEGMERSSNKEKAHFLDIAKGSCAELRTQIYIGIEI
- a CDS encoding DUF4276 family protein; translated protein: MERLVTQMVTEYYQADGVTSLVDYYGFRDLAGRSRSDLENEIIKQIVNQAPQIERWRIFPYVQMHEFEGLLFSDINHFEWVIEGWSEEIKSLLQEIRNDFSSPEEINNSRETAPSKRLEKIFPDGIYSKTEHGPIIAEAIGIDVIRKYCPQFNQWVRQLEQFTS
- a CDS encoding MarR family EPS-associated transcriptional regulator translates to MANRQHSRQEDNHFRLLRLLEQNPTLTQRELAEQVSMSLGGVNYCLNALIDKGFVKMENFQKSQNKLKYVYLLTPQGLTEKVSLTQRFLKRKMVEYEALKAEIEALKAEVEGEGL
- a CDS encoding type II toxin-antitoxin system HicB family antitoxin, giving the protein MEHIVNIHIEALDDGVGYLATSDEIQGLVAQGQTVEETLTIARDVVKQLLQARTERNSQLPLRKISSSFDYPLLIGG
- a CDS encoding IS630 family transposase, with translation MRNLHSASAADTAANLYKIKAVYLLGSGWSVGDVCEALLISEKSARHYFDSYQEYSLEGLLQSNCTGRTCRLSEEQQLDLIAELNINIYPTVDAVIDYVHQQWGIAYSESGMRYLLHQLGFCYKKYHLVPAKSDETAQEEFIERYQQLKRDKKENEPIYFMDATHPQHNTHSDYGWFKKGEDRLIESNTGRQRLNINGAIELTHFHLEYRLDDTINAQSTIELFIQLEKAHPEAEKVFVIADNARYYRAKIVTEFLQNSKIELIFLPPYSPNLNLIERYWKFFKKKVKSNRYYSTFKEFKAACLNVLENSQNYIEDLESLLTENFQIIRT